A portion of the Pan troglodytes isolate AG18354 chromosome 10, NHGRI_mPanTro3-v2.0_pri, whole genome shotgun sequence genome contains these proteins:
- the AMIGO2 gene encoding amphoterin-induced protein 2 has protein sequence MSLRVHTLPTLLGAVVRPGCRELLCLLMITVTVGPGASGVCPTACICATDIVSCTNKNLSKVPGNLFRLIKRLDLSYNRIGLLDSEWIPVSFAKLNTLILRHNNITSISTGSFSTTPNLKCLDLSSNKLKTVKNAVFQELKVLEVLLLYNNHISYLDPSAFGGLSQLQKLYLSGNFLTQFPMDLYVGRFKLAELMFLDVSYNRIPSMPMHHINLVPGKQLRGIYLHGNPFVCDCSLYSLLVFWYRRHFSSVMDFKNDYTCRLWSDSRHSRQVLLLQDSFMNCSDSIINGSFRALGFIHEAQVGERLMVHCDSKTGNANTDFIWVGPDNRLLEPDKEMENFYVFHNGSLVIESPRFEDAGVYSCIAMNKQRLLNETVDVTINVSNFTVSRSHAHEAFNTAFTTLAACVASIVLVLLYLYLTPCPCKCKTKRQKNMLHQSNAHSSILSPGPASDASADERKAGAGKRVVFLEPLKDTAAGQNGKVRLFPSEAVIAEGILKSTRGKSDSDSVNSVFSDTPFVAST, from the coding sequence ATGTCGTTACGTGTACACACTCTGCCCACCCTGCTTGGAGCCGTCGTCAGACCGGGCTGCAGGGAGCTGCTGTGTTTGCTGATGATCACAGTGACTGTGGGCCCTGGTGCCTCTGGGGTGTGCCCCACCGCTTGCATCTGTGCCACTGACATCGTCAGCTGCACCAACAAAAACCTGTCCAAGGTGCCTGGGAACCTTTTCAGACTGATTAAGAGACTGGACCTGAGTTATAACAGAATTGGGCTTCTGGATTCTGAGTGGATTCCAGTATCGTTTGCAAAGCTGAACACCCTAATTCTTCGTCATAACAACATCACCAGCATTTCCACGGGCAGTTTTTCCACAACTCCAAATTTGAAGTGTCTTGACTTATCGTCCAATAAGCTGAAGACGGTGAAAAATGCTGTATTCCAAGAGTTGAAGGTTCTGGAAGTGCTTCTGCTTTACAACAATCACATATCCTATCTCGATCCTTCAGCGTTTGGAGGGCTCTCCCAGTTGCAGAAACTCTACTTAAGTGGAAATTTTCTCACACAGTTTCCGATGGATTTGTATGTTGGAAGGTTCAAGCTGGCAGAACTGATGTTTTTAGATGTTTCTTATAACCGAATTCCTTCCATGCCAATGCACCATATAAATTTAGTGCCAGGAAAACAGCTGAGAGGCATCTACCTTCATGGAAACCCATTTGTCTGTGACTGTTCCCTGTACTCCTTGCTGGTCTTTTGGTATCGTAGGCACTTTAGCTCGGTGATGGATTTTAAGAACGATTACACCTGTCGCCTGTGGTCTGACTCCAGGCACTCGCGTCAGGTACTTCTGCTCCAGGATAGCTTTATGAATTGCTCTGACAGCATCATCAATGGTTCCTTTCGTGCGCTTGGCTTTATTCATGAGGCTCAGGTCGGGGAAAGACTGATGGTCCACTGTGACAGCAAGACAGGTAATGCAAATACCGATTTCATCTGGGTGGGTCCAGATAACAGACTGCTAGAGCCggataaagagatggaaaacttTTACGTGTTTCACAATGGAAGTCTGGTTATAGAAAGCCCTCGTTTTGAGGATGCTGGAGTGTATTCTTGTATCGCAATGAATAAGCAACGCCTGTTAAATGAAACTGTGGACGTCACAATAAATGTGAGCAATTTCACTGTAAGCAGATCCCATGCTCATGAGGCATTTAACACAGCTTTTACCACTCTTGCTGCTTGCGTGGCCAGTATCGTTTTGGTACTTTTGTACCTCTATCTGACTCCATGCCCCTGCAAGTGTAAAaccaagagacagaaaaatatgcTACACCAAAGCAATGCCCATTCATCGATTCTCAGTCCTGGCCCCGCTAGTGATGCCTCCGCTGATGAACGGAAGGCAGGTGCAGGTAAAAGAGTGGTGTTTTTGGAACCCCTGAAGGATACTGCAGCAGGGCAGAACGGGAAAGTCAGGCTCTTTCCCAGCGAGGCAGTGATAGCTGAGGGCATCCTAAAGTCCACGAGGGGGAAATCTGACTCAGATTCAGTCAATTCAGTGTTTTCTGACACACCTTTTGTGGCGTCCACTTAA